A single region of the Chloroflexota bacterium genome encodes:
- the fba gene encoding class II fructose-1,6-bisphosphate aldolase → MPLVTSKEILRKAFEEHFAVGAFNANNMEMVQAIVETANEERAPVILQVSQGAIAYAGLEYASELVKIAARLASIPVVLHLDHGTDFLQNVRCLRAGFTSLMYDGSAKPFEENVAMTKKVCEIAHAVGVPVEGELGRIGGTEDKITVSELEATMTDPEEARRFLELTAVDSLAVAVGSIHRMLSREAHLDFPRISAIRERTNIPLVLHGASGVPDDGVREAIASGICKINIATELNKRFTGALRTAVDAKPNEVDPRKFLKEAKEATKEAVREKIRLFGASGKA, encoded by the coding sequence ATGCCACTAGTAACGAGTAAAGAGATACTGAGAAAAGCATTTGAGGAGCACTTCGCCGTTGGGGCTTTCAACGCTAACAACATGGAGATGGTACAGGCCATCGTGGAGACAGCCAACGAGGAACGGGCGCCGGTAATCTTACAGGTGAGTCAAGGGGCTATCGCCTACGCCGGACTGGAATACGCCAGTGAGCTGGTGAAAATAGCCGCTCGTCTAGCCAGCATTCCCGTCGTCCTGCACCTCGATCACGGCACGGATTTCCTTCAGAACGTGCGCTGTCTGCGCGCCGGGTTCACCTCGCTCATGTATGACGGTTCGGCTAAACCCTTCGAGGAAAATGTGGCCATGACGAAGAAGGTCTGCGAAATAGCTCATGCCGTTGGCGTACCAGTGGAGGGGGAACTGGGTCGCATCGGTGGCACCGAAGACAAGATCACTGTCTCTGAGCTGGAGGCGACGATGACCGATCCGGAGGAGGCCAGGCGGTTTTTAGAACTGACCGCTGTCGATTCGCTGGCTGTGGCTGTGGGTAGCATCCATCGCATGTTAAGCCGCGAAGCTCATTTGGACTTCCCCCGCATCAGCGCTATCCGGGAGCGAACGAATATACCGTTGGTGCTGCATGGCGCCTCCGGCGTGCCCGATGATGGGGTGAGGGAGGCGATCGCCAGTGGCATCTGCAAGATAAATATTGCTACAGAGCTCAATAAGCGCTTCACTGGTGCCTTGCGCACCGCAGTAGATGCCAAACCCAATGAGGTTGATCCACGGAAATTCCTGAAGGAGGCTAAGGAGGCGACGAAGGAGGCCGTGCGGGAGAAGATTCGTTTGTTTGGTGCAAGTGGGAAGGCCTAG